Genomic DNA from Pedobacter africanus:
ACAATACGCAGCGATGCGCCCCAATTGGTAAAGTAATTTGTCGGCCACCAGCAGCAGCCATCCCCGTTTTTGAATGGGAACAGCAAAAGCCAATGGCCCGCACATGCCGATGCAATGTAAGCTGCCCAGCAAGCCAATCATAAATGCCAGTTTTTCAGTACTCATTCTATGCTGACCTCCTGTTCATCTAAATATGCTTTTCCATTGCTTTCCCAGGAAAGTATAATGCGCCATCGCCCTTTTGCAATTGCATTAAGGGGGATGTTAACCTGATTATGCTCATCGGTTTTTATGGCTACCCGTCTATCCATTTTTTTATCTGAATTGCGTAGCAGTCTTAGCTCTCCTGTAGCTGCCGCTTTGAAAGAGAGGATAAGATGGTCGGGAGACAGCTTTATTTCCGGCCTGGCCTTGTCGGCCTGCACCTGCGCTTTCCTGTTGTAGTCCTTATCGTAATCCAGGCCTTTTTCATAATAGTCCGTATCTACAAGGGCGTCTGTTTTGCTGTTGAACATCAGCACGCCTAATACCACAATAAAGCTCATAAAGCAAAGCATTCCGATCATTAATTTTGTTCCCCAGTTCATATTTTAAAGATTTGGTGGTGCAATAAATGTAGTTTCAAACCGGTCTAAAACCTTGCTGCCTGATACCAGTTTAAAGCGCAGTTCAGATTTGTATTTGTGAATTTCATCCTGCGGAAGTATAAGGAAAAAAGTAAGATTCACCACTCCGCCATATGCAATCGAATCCTGTTTCTGAATGTATTGTATCCTGGCCTTAGGATTTTCAGCAATCAGCTCAAAACGGATGCTGCTATTGGTTTTGTTGATCAGCTCTGCATTGTATAAATTGCTGACAGTTTTATCTTTATCCTTCAATTGGTAGAGCGTTCCTCCAGCCCTTAATATGGTGGTCTTGACCTCGCTCCGGGTAACCAGCAGGTACGACAATACACTCATCAGCGCCAGTAAAACGGCCCCATAAGCATAAATGCGTTTATTGATATGAAAGGGTTGTTTCGTCCGGATTTCCTCTTCAGATTTAAATCCGATCAGTCGGAGCGGACGGTTTATTTTCTCCATCACCATATCGCAGGCATCAATACAGGCGGTACAGTTTGTGCATTCCATTTGTGTACCATTGCGGATGTCGATCCCGGTAGGGCACACGTCTACACATAGTTTACAGTCTATACAATCGCCATTCTGGTTTTCCTTTTCTTTTACACGCTTTGCCCGGGGCTCTCCACGCACATCATCGTAAGCCACAACAATACTTTGGTTATCCAGCAGTACCCCCTGCAAACGGCCATACGGACAGGCAACGGTACATACCAGCTCTCTCATTTTTGAGAATACCAGGTAAAAAACAAGGGTGAAGACACAAATGGAAAGGAAGCCGGAAAGGTGCATGCTTACAGGTTCCGTGATGATTTTAGTCAGTGCGGCCGACCCAATGAGGTAAGCCAGAAAAGTATTGGCAATCAAAAAAGAAATACAAAGGTAAATGCCATGCTTTAAGGCTTTTTTGAAGAATTTACCAGCACTGAGCGGCGCCTCGTCCAGCTTTTTGCGTTTGTGCTGATCGCCTTCTATCCAGATCTCAATTTTGCGGAAAACCATTTCCAGGAATATAGTTTGCGGACATGCCCAGCCGCAAAATACCCTGCCGAAGACCACCGTAAACAGTACAATAAACACCATAAAGGTAAGCAAGGCCAGCACAAACAGGTAAAAGTCCTGGGGCCAGAAGATCACTCCAAAAAAAACAAATTTCCGTTCCAGTATATTCAGCAACACCAGTTGTTCCCCGTTCAGCTTTAAAAAAGGCGCTGCAAATAGCAGAACAAGAAGGAAATAGCTGAGGACAGAGCGGTAACGGTACAGCTTTCCCTTTACCACTCCTGGATAAATCCATTTACGGCTTTTTCCATCGTCCGTCAGCGTAGACAGCTGATCCCTGAAATGACCTGGGCTTTGCGACATAATTATTCTTCTTTTTTGCCTTGTGGTGCTTTTGCACCCGCAGGATTACTTCCTTTCAAGGATAGGATATAGCTGGCAATGTCTGATATCTGCTTGCCGTTCATAGATTTTTCCCAGGCTACCATACCTTTTTCAGGAACGCCATGTTTGATGGTTTTAAAGATGTCCTTCACCGTTCCGCCATGCAGCCAGTACTCATCGGTCAGGTTTGGCCCGACAGCGCCTTCTCCATGTTCGCCGTGACAAGGAGAGCAAACGTTTTTAAAGAGCGCCCCTCCGGCTTGCAGCACAGCCTTATCGGTCGATTGCTCCACATTGCTTTCATTGATTTTGTTGGCGCTGCCGCCACCAGGTTTTTGCAGTAGTGCAATCCGCGCTTCCTCCGCCTGCTGGAGTTCTACAGTATATTCCTCTTCCTGCAGTTTGCCCCAGCCAATTACATGGTAGCTGAACATATAAACGATGGCAAAAATGATGGTTCCATAAAACAATACCATGAACCAGGCGGGAGTAGGGTTGTCCAGTTCTGCGATGCCGTCAAACTCATGTTCCATTACCAGGTCTTTTTCTTCAGCCAGCGGGCGAAGGCCCAGCAGCCTGGTCCAGATGGTTTTCTTTTCCGGCTTTTCAGCTTCAATCCTGGCCTGATCCAGCAGTCGTTCTTTGAGGTATCGCGCTCTTTCTTCGGCGGATGCAAAAGTTGTGGGATGTAAAGTTTGCTGGATGAAGATCTTAATCACCTTTAAAACCAGGATAGAAACAACCAGTATGCTTACTGAAATGAACAGCAGGCACCAAATTAAAATATCACTCATTTTACATCATCATTTAAGGGGAGTTCACTCATATACTTTACTTCATCTTTTTTCATAGTGATCAGTAAGATGGCCACGACCAGGAAAAAGATCATGAAAATGGCCAGGGAGGTGATAAGGTATCCCTGATGTCCTGTGGCCTGATCCAAAAATTGCTTAAACATAACTGTATCTTTTAATGTTTTACTTTGCTTTAATGTCTGTCCCCAGGCGCTGCAGGTAGGCAATAAGTGCAATGATTTCTTTGTCGCTTTTCACTTTTACATTGTTCTTCTGCAGATCTTCTGCGATTTCCCTGGCCTGTTGGTCCAGATCGCGGTTGGCCCGGTCTTCATAATCCTCCGGATAAGGGACACCCAGACGTCGCATCGCGCTAATTTTGCTTCTGGTGGTGGTCGTATCTAAGGTTTGTGTGATCAGCCATTCATAAGGAGGCATTATGCTGCCGGGCGACATGGTCTGCGGATCGAGCATGTGATTAAAATGCCATACGTTTCCGTATTTTCCGCCCTCGCGCTGCAGATCGGGACCAGTACGTTTGGAACCCCACAAATGCGGATGGTCGTACACAAATTCTCCGGCCTTACTGTACTCGCCATAGCGTTCGGTTTCGGAGCGGAAAGGACGGATCATTTGTGAGTGGCAGCTTACACAGCCCTCTTTAATATAAAGATCGCGGCCCTGCAGCTCCAGCGGGGTATAAGGTTTTACACTGCTGATGGTGGGGATATTTGATTTAATGGTAAACGTAGGCATCATTTCCACCATACCACCAATCAGGATCACGATCAGTGAAAGCACCAGGAATACCATAGGCTTACGTTCCAATACACGGTGCAGTTTTTTGTCAGAACCCTGCGGATGGTATACTGCAGGCAATGGCTGTGCTTCGGCAGGCTCGTTGGCCAGTAATTTACCGGTACCTACAGTTTTGATCAGGTTATAGGTCATGACAATTACCCCGGTCAGGTACAAGGCACCGCCGATGGCCCTCAATACGTACATTGGGATAATCTGCAGGACTGTTTCCAGGAAGTTAGGATACCTCAGCATGCCCTCTTCGGTAAACTCTTTCCACATCAGCCCCTGCGTAAAACCGGCAAAATATAGCGGAACAGCATAAAATATGATGCCCAGCGTACCGATCCAGAAATGGAAGGATGCCAGTTTCTTAGAGTATAGTGGCGTTCTGTAGATCCTTGGGATCAGCCAGTACAGAATACCGAAAGTTAAAAATCCGTTCCAACCTAATGCGCCCACATGCACGTGCGCTACGATCCAGTCGGTATAGTGCGCAATGGCGTTGATCTGCTTTAAAGCGAGCATAGGCCCCTCAAAAGTGGCCATACCATATGCAGTTAAGCCTACGACCATAAACTTAAGTGTAGCATCTTCACGTACTTTGTCCCATGCCCCGCGAAGGGTCAGTAAACCATTGATCATACCGCCCCAGCTTGGTGCGATGAGCATGATAGAAAAGGCAACACCCAGAGATTGTGCCCATCCCGGAAGAGAGGTATATAACAGGTGATGCGGACCGGCCCAGATGTAGATAAAAATGAGCGACCAGAAGTGAAGGATACTCAGTTTATACGAATAGACAGGCCGGTTCGCCATTTTCGGAAGGAAATAGTACATCATACCCAGATAGGGTGTGGTTAAAAAGAAAGCAACCGCATTGTGTCCGTACCACCACTGTACCAGCGCATCCTGCACACCTGCAAACAGGTAATAGCTTTTAAATGCAGATACAGGTAACTGGAAGGAATTCACGATGTGCAGTACAGCAACTGTTACGAAGGTGGCAATGTAAAACCATATGGCCACGTACATGTGCTTCTCCCTGCGTTTGATGATGGTACCGAACATGTTGATGCCAAAGGCTACCCAGATTACCGTAATGGCGATGTCGATTGGCCATTCCAGTTCTGCATATTCATGCGATGAAGTTAATCCCAGGGGCAATGTAATTACAGCCGATACAATAATGAGCTGCCAGCCCCAGAAATGAATTTTACTCAACACATCACTAAACATACGCGCCTTTAGCAGTCGCTGTAAAGAGTAATAAACACCCATAAATATGGCGTTCCCTACAAAGGCAAAGATGACCGCGTTGGTATGCAATGGGCGGATACGGCCAAATGTGGTGTATTGCGAGCCCATGTTCAATGCAGGTTTAAAGAGCTGCATGGCAATGAGCAATCCGACCGTCATGCCGATAATGCCCCATACTATGGTGGCTATGGCAAAGTTTCTGACGATCTTGTTGTCGTAGTAAAATTTTTCAGTCATGTGAAAATAATGAATAGTTTATAGCTGTAAAATTAACCCGGTACAGCCGTCTGGGGAATGATGGATATTGTTGTTAAAGGTGATTCTGGTCACTTTTTTCCGACAATTTTTCTTCCCCTGTTTCATCGTCAAAAAGGATGCGTACACCGGGGGTATAAGTGTCGTCGTGTTGCCCCGTTTTGCTGGCCCAGAAAAAGGCTGCAAGAAAAATAAGCGCCAGTAAAATACTGCAGCCTATTAAAAAGTAGATCATGTTCATAACAGCTTGTTTTTTCGTGCATAGAGCCTTGCGGCTATGCTGGTAAACAAAATGATCGTGACTGTGCTTATAGGCATTAGTATGGCTGCAAACAAGGGCGAAAGCAGGCCCTGTACAGCGAAATATAAGCCCAGAAGGTTGTAGGTTAGGGAAATGGCAAAGCTGATGTGGATAATCTTAACGGCATCTTTTGCCTGCTGAACAAATTGAGGCAGCATGTGGAAAGCAGCACCGTCCAGTATCGCGTCACAATCGGGGGAAAAGTTATTGATATTGTTGGTTACTGCCACCCCCACATTGCTTTGTCTTAATGCTCCTGCATCATTTAAGCCATCGCCCAGCATCATGATCTTTTTCCCGTTCATCTGAAGTGTTTTGATGTAGTCCAGTTTATTTTGCGGACTCTGTCTGAACTGTATCTGCTGCGCCCTTGGGAAGAATGGCACCAGACTTTGTTTGTCATGGTCCTCATCACCCGACAAAAGGTGCAGGTCTGCCTGCTTTCCCAGTTTAAAGGTCAGCTCTTTAAAGCCTTCCCGCCATTGCTGCCTGAAAGTGAAATAACCCAGGTATTCGTTGTTGATCATCACGTGCACGTTGCTGCTTGTGGGAGAGTTCGTCAGCGGCAGACCAATAAAAGCGGAACTTCCCAATTTCACTTTATTTCCATTGATCTCTCCGCTGATCCCTCTTCCAATTTTTTCCGAATAATTATCGGCTGAATAAACCTTCTCCAGGTCCAGGTGTTTCGTCAGTTCCCTGCTTAAAGGGTGGCCGGAGTTGCGTGCCAGGTCGCTCAGCAGTTGTTTCTGGTGTCTGGTCATCACACCGGCAAAACTTAATCCAGATGCCTCCGGACTGGTAATGGTACCCGTCTTATCGAATACATAAGTATTGATGCGTGCCAGTTCTTCTACAACCTCTGTACTTTTCAGGTAAAACCTGTTCCTGTCAAATATGCTCAGCACTGCGGCAAGCGTAAATGGGGAGCTGAGGGCCAGGGCGCAGGGGCAGGCGATGATCAGCACCGCTGTGAAAGCGGCAATAGCTTTGCCGGTATCACCTGCACTCAGCATCCAGAAGGCAGCCGAGCCGATGGCAATAAGCAGCAATACGACGCTGAAGTATTTGCTTGCCGTGGCACTAAAAGTTTTGATGTGGTCCTTTTGCGTGTAAAAAGCCTCGTTATTCCAGAGTTGGGTAAGGTAGCTTTGCGAAACGGGTTTTACCACTTCCAGTTCTATGACCCCCGAAAGCTGCCGGCCACCTGCATAGACCACTTCTCCGAGTGTTTTTTGTACCGGAACCGATTCGCCCGTTACAAAGCTGAAGTCAATTTCTGCCGTTCCTTTCAGTAAAATAGCATCTGCCGGAATGATCTCAT
This window encodes:
- a CDS encoding FixH family protein — protein: MNWGTKLMIGMLCFMSFIVVLGVLMFNSKTDALVDTDYYEKGLDYDKDYNRKAQVQADKARPEIKLSPDHLILSFKAAATGELRLLRNSDKKMDRRVAIKTDEHNQVNIPLNAIAKGRWRIILSWESNGKAYLDEQEVSIE
- the ccoG gene encoding cytochrome c oxidase accessory protein CcoG codes for the protein MSQSPGHFRDQLSTLTDDGKSRKWIYPGVVKGKLYRYRSVLSYFLLVLLFAAPFLKLNGEQLVLLNILERKFVFFGVIFWPQDFYLFVLALLTFMVFIVLFTVVFGRVFCGWACPQTIFLEMVFRKIEIWIEGDQHKRKKLDEAPLSAGKFFKKALKHGIYLCISFLIANTFLAYLIGSAALTKIITEPVSMHLSGFLSICVFTLVFYLVFSKMRELVCTVACPYGRLQGVLLDNQSIVVAYDDVRGEPRAKRVKEKENQNGDCIDCKLCVDVCPTGIDIRNGTQMECTNCTACIDACDMVMEKINRPLRLIGFKSEEEIRTKQPFHINKRIYAYGAVLLALMSVLSYLLVTRSEVKTTILRAGGTLYQLKDKDKTVSNLYNAELINKTNSSIRFELIAENPKARIQYIQKQDSIAYGGVVNLTFFLILPQDEIHKYKSELRFKLVSGSKVLDRFETTFIAPPNL
- a CDS encoding cbb3-type cytochrome c oxidase N-terminal domain-containing protein; translation: MSDILIWCLLFISVSILVVSILVLKVIKIFIQQTLHPTTFASAEERARYLKERLLDQARIEAEKPEKKTIWTRLLGLRPLAEEKDLVMEHEFDGIAELDNPTPAWFMVLFYGTIIFAIVYMFSYHVIGWGKLQEEEYTVELQQAEEARIALLQKPGGGSANKINESNVEQSTDKAVLQAGGALFKNVCSPCHGEHGEGAVGPNLTDEYWLHGGTVKDIFKTIKHGVPEKGMVAWEKSMNGKQISDIASYILSLKGSNPAGAKAPQGKKEE
- the ccoN gene encoding cytochrome-c oxidase, cbb3-type subunit I, with amino-acid sequence MTEKFYYDNKIVRNFAIATIVWGIIGMTVGLLIAMQLFKPALNMGSQYTTFGRIRPLHTNAVIFAFVGNAIFMGVYYSLQRLLKARMFSDVLSKIHFWGWQLIIVSAVITLPLGLTSSHEYAELEWPIDIAITVIWVAFGINMFGTIIKRREKHMYVAIWFYIATFVTVAVLHIVNSFQLPVSAFKSYYLFAGVQDALVQWWYGHNAVAFFLTTPYLGMMYYFLPKMANRPVYSYKLSILHFWSLIFIYIWAGPHHLLYTSLPGWAQSLGVAFSIMLIAPSWGGMINGLLTLRGAWDKVREDATLKFMVVGLTAYGMATFEGPMLALKQINAIAHYTDWIVAHVHVGALGWNGFLTFGILYWLIPRIYRTPLYSKKLASFHFWIGTLGIIFYAVPLYFAGFTQGLMWKEFTEEGMLRYPNFLETVLQIIPMYVLRAIGGALYLTGVIVMTYNLIKTVGTGKLLANEPAEAQPLPAVYHPQGSDKKLHRVLERKPMVFLVLSLIVILIGGMVEMMPTFTIKSNIPTISSVKPYTPLELQGRDLYIKEGCVSCHSQMIRPFRSETERYGEYSKAGEFVYDHPHLWGSKRTGPDLQREGGKYGNVWHFNHMLDPQTMSPGSIMPPYEWLITQTLDTTTTRSKISAMRRLGVPYPEDYEDRANRDLDQQAREIAEDLQKNNVKVKSDKEIIALIAYLQRLGTDIKAK
- the ccoS gene encoding cbb3-type cytochrome oxidase assembly protein CcoS — protein: MNMIYFLIGCSILLALIFLAAFFWASKTGQHDDTYTPGVRILFDDETGEEKLSEKSDQNHL
- a CDS encoding heavy metal translocating P-type ATPase, which produces MFEQKTVETETQCYHCGDDLPAAPYRLDNRNFCCAGCKGVYQILSAHNLCNYYAYNDVPGQTQKQQNSHFEYLEEPKIVAGLVDYTDDKLTSITLYIPAIHCSSCIWLLENLYKINPAIVQSRIDFLKKQMSITFKNQETSLKSVVETLAAIGYEPQISLQDVVKKQMSDFSERELVTKIAVAGFCFGNVMLLSFPEYFGLSDLESRFKLFFGWLNLAFALPVVFYSGRDYFISAYHNLKKGILNLDFPLALGIAVMFIRSVAEIASHTGAGFVDTLCGLVFFLLIGKWMQQRTYHHLSFERDYRSYFPVAVTLIKAGKEKPAPLNELVVGDRMLIRSNEIIPADAILLKGTAEIDFSFVTGESVPVQKTLGEVVYAGGRQLSGVIELEVVKPVSQSYLTQLWNNEAFYTQKDHIKTFSATASKYFSVVLLLIAIGSAAFWMLSAGDTGKAIAAFTAVLIIACPCALALSSPFTLAAVLSIFDRNRFYLKSTEVVEELARINTYVFDKTGTITSPEASGLSFAGVMTRHQKQLLSDLARNSGHPLSRELTKHLDLEKVYSADNYSEKIGRGISGEINGNKVKLGSSAFIGLPLTNSPTSSNVHVMINNEYLGYFTFRQQWREGFKELTFKLGKQADLHLLSGDEDHDKQSLVPFFPRAQQIQFRQSPQNKLDYIKTLQMNGKKIMMLGDGLNDAGALRQSNVGVAVTNNINNFSPDCDAILDGAAFHMLPQFVQQAKDAVKIIHISFAISLTYNLLGLYFAVQGLLSPLFAAILMPISTVTIILFTSIAARLYARKNKLL